A window of Oryza glaberrima chromosome 2, OglaRS2, whole genome shotgun sequence genomic DNA:
ATAACTATGAGAATAATCATCTTAACCCACTGCCTAtctgattgatctttttttgcAAGATGCAGGCTTCTTCATTAACACAGGGATTGGATGTCCAGAAGGTACTACATTTAGCTATGGCATGAGTAAATTTTGGTGCATTATCCTCTTTATAGGTGACATTTGTTAATAAGGATAttgatttctattttttttttttaactatagGGAGGAGCAGAAAAGGGCATAGTTCCTGCTGGTTACATTGGACTGCCAGCTAATGTTCAGCAATTCGTAGGCAGTCAAACAGCGATTCGCCCAAGCATTGTGTATATGGTTCCGGTATGTCAAAGTTACAAATGACTATATCTGCTCAACTGTGCCTTGATAGTATCTACAGCACCAGAGGACCAAATTCTAGGATATTTGGTTGCTTTTCTTGCACAAACATATGTGGATTCATACAACTCATCTTTATTTGTTAATGCATAAGCCCCAAGTACTCATCATTTTTCAGGATATGTGCTGTGAAATTGATTctttcttatttaatttttcagAGTGGTGTTGACCCACAGGCATTTGGAAATGGTGTTCTGATGCCTGTTGTGTACCAGCAGATGTTCCAGGTTTGTATATTTTTGTGTTAGGACTTGAGAAGTTAATCCGTTCGTCTTGTAGGATGATTTCACGTTTATCGCTGGTATATCTAGGTACCCCAGCAGCCAAATGGAACCATGCCAGATACTTCAGCAAATGGAAAAAGGAAGCGGCCTCGTGCCCAGAAGCCAACAGAGGCATCTGAACAGTCAAATGGAACCCCGGCAACAGGACCCACATCTGGGTAGATTGAACAGTTTCTCATTTAGTCAGAACTCAGAACAGGTTTTCTTGAATTCTCACCCCTGTTAACCTTCATTGTGCAATCGTTCATTGAGTTTGTTAGAATCTGATAACCACATTTGCCATAACGTTCACATATTCTCCATAACTGCATCCCAGGTCTTTGTAAATATGCAGAGGAAGTGAAGAGTTGCCTAGAGAACTTCAAACGGATGCTAGCACTAACAAAAGTACATCAAATCCATCTTGGCTGTGATCTGAAGCCTTTGTGCTGCAGAGATTGAGCACGGCCAAGCCCAAGCGCCATTCTTCATTTGGATCATCCTGGAGTGAAGTCCAGGGTTGAAAAATAGCCTTCACCTCATTTGACTTTAGTTGATTCCAGCAACATTAGCCGATAATGTTTTTGTGGCTCTGCCATGATATACAAGTTCTGAAATCTCGCTGTCGTTTCCATGGTAATATGTAAATGATTTTTTGATGGACTAACCTGGTCATTAAGACTTTAAGAGGCATTACTTGTTACCATCATTTGACTGGATTTTTTTAGTTCGGAGGCTTAAAGACTCCCTTAGCATCATGCTagccatctcaaaatatagctaaGCTAAAAAGACATACTTCAAGAAAGTAGCCAAATCTCCTCTAGCTGGCCAAATTTAGTCGTCCTCCCTCGCTAGCCAGTAGCCACTCTTTCCAACAGAAAGAGGGGAGAGGTTGAGTGGTTGACATGCAGGTCCCACTTAGGGCATCCATGTGGATTTCATCTGGATTATTTGCAAACTGAGGGAGCGAGGTTATGATGCTTATGTTTTCAAGCTATGGGTCCCAACTTAATTCCCATATACTCGTATATCTCAAACATTGTGAAAGGTATCACCAGTGAAACTTTACCGAAACAAGTATGCCTCACCTTAATACCTTATGATCCCATTGGACTATATAAATCGGTAATGCCCTAAGGGCATGCGCAATGCTTATTGGCGAACGTGAATACGATAGACACCATAATTctcttaaaaatttaaatagatctattttttttaaaaaaagttttaatttcGTAGTAATatgtaattaatcatgcgctactGATCACCACGTTTTTCCGAGCCATACAGTCTAGCCAAACTGCGCAGTCGAGTCAGTCGAGCTAGCCCTAAACTTACGTGAGCACGGATGCCCATGCTCGAGAGAACATTTTCTGCCCATTACCCACGACGCAGACACGCAGTGATGGTCGGGTGCGACTGCGGCGGGTAGCCAAGGTTGTCAGGATTAGATATTATCATTTCGTTTAaattaatatcgtatcgtaaaatcgtatcgtagtatcgagatactatgagatttttatttttaagtttaattaatatttatattaattatatatagccattctatataaaataaatatagtaatgatatatgtcatgcaaatagagatatttatcaagagaaaccatattggttttgatatattttactgacttttatataaatttgatcatatttatttacattattttcaaaacacgttatttaaaataatattttgtagtatcgtagggattgtagaatcgggataccacataagatttcgtaggataatgtagtaatgaatagtaaTATCAAGATACTATGAAGATTAGGATACTATGTGGGATCGGTATTGTTTCGACTTTTAGAatcgtagtatcgtaagatactaggATACAAATTGGAATACTAATGACCTTGCGGTTAGCGACAACGATTGCAGCATATCTAACCTATTCTatatccaaattcgttgtactagaatatgtcacgtCCTAGTActtattggtttttttttgacatgacACACCCTAGTgcaacaaatctggacatagaTTTATtataggatatatcacattctATTACTAGATTAGCTCCctaatataataaatctggacatactctatccgaatttattatattagaatatgtcacattctACTGGattgacttttttttgggacatatcacatcctaatactaaattgactttttttttttggaacaggGAGTATGTCCAACAGGTGGAGATCTAACCGACGGCGCTGGGCAGCGGCTAGCGGCAATTCCGACTTACGTTAGACAAGGAGTGGTACCtggtacaagaaaaaaaaaatcacatcctCCATGACAAATTTTAAAAGGCGCGTGAATTGGGTGACAATTTCTGAAAGACTGATGGCAAATAGTGAAATCCCTCTGCCAAATTTGCTTCAGCCATCTCTTGCTCCTACAAAGCAAAATGAGCTCAGCAGGAATTTTCTCAGCCTGTGAACCGAGATTTCTCCCAAATTAGAGTGAATCTCATGCTTCTCCGCCCAGCGCCTGCAAATGAACTACACACTAACCATGCATAGCCCAAACAAGGCCAACGGCCACAATTTGCACGTCCCGGCAGGGAGGGCGTCTTACAGTGTAATTTTAGACAATAGACAAAGTCATAAACTGAACCAAACATACATTTAACAGATACTCAGGGGTTCAAAATAGATCTAAAATATGGTGACTAGAGGGTAGCATCCAAATCCAGCCAATCCGTATTTCCACTTCCACAGCAACCAGTTGAAATTTCGGTTGCAATTTACCTGCCGATCTAGAGCGCTGAGCCTAACTATATGAAAGTCCACATCTTTACAGCAAGCTTCCCTGGCAAATCACGGGCCACTGATCAAAGTTTGCTACTCTGCTCAGAGAAGAGATGCACAAAAAATGGCCGCGTCGCTTTTGATTTACACACGACACAGCCATGAAGTAGCTGAGATACTAGAAAGGTTTCGCCTCGACTGAAATGATACGGTATCAATCTCAACAGGCCAAAAAGCTTCCAGACGCATTTCCATCTACTGCCGtccttcttcctcatcttcatTGTTTTCATCTGTTTGTGATGCCAGCTTCACAATGTCTTCCACACGGATCTTCCCATCTGTAGCATATTAAAAAAGACAGAGGACCAGTTAGGAAACAGCACAAACAATTGTGCATGCACTATCATCAGCAGAACATAAAAACATCAGGGAGGACCTTTGTCTTTAGAGAGGTTGCTGACAAGCTCTTGGACGCCTTCCTTTCCTATTGTATCCTTCAGATAAGCTGCTGCTGACGCTACCTCCTCAGGAGTCACCTTGCCATCAAGATCCCTGCAAACAAAATCCACAAGTTGTTTGTAACTTCCAAGTGCAACCTGATGTCCTGGTCAATAACTCTTTACTACAAATCAAGTAAACATCAAGCTCCCACATTATCCAGGAGAAGCATCTGTGCAAACAGAACTTAATTTCAAAACATTTTTTGCTTAATGAGGGAAATACGTCTCATATATTCATTGTACTGAGGCACATGAATCGGCCAAATTATCCTACAACTATGATTTTCACACAGCTATAAACAGTTGAATTGGTTTATCTGAGTTGTAATTCACTTGTAAGGGCATGGCGGATAAATTATAATAACAGATGGTAGTAAGTATTCGTTCTCATAACAGGGAAAAAGGTgacaataataattattttagcAAGACAATATTAATGAAAATTCACTAGATGTGGAACAGCAAAACACACTAGTTGACTAGCATGACACAGAAAAAAATTCAGTACACAGCAAGGGACATACCTATCAAGAATTTGCCATCGGTTTCCAATTTGTGCATCCACGTCATCAATCTCCTTTTCTAATTTCTGGAGCATAGCATCAACCTAAAATACAGAACGATTGTCAACGACTAAACCGCAAATCATAAATATTATAGGACGTATTGATCAGCAATAGTAGTTCATTGGAGAAACATCTCCAGCATCAAAGGTGAAGTTCATACATAAGTCAATCAAGAAAGACAAAAGTACATAACATGTAACAAGTCAATCATggcaataaaaaaaaccaagacTAGAAATTTCAGAATGAGTGCTGGCATATCATTCTTGAATCTGTATATCTGAAGTATAACACAGTTGATGTTAGCTATAGTGTTTTGTTCTCAAGCTGGCATATGAAGGGGGAATAAAATTATGCAGATTCCATCTATAGAGGAAAACTTATcaaaaaacaataaatcaaagTTTCAAGTGATCCTCTTTTTAGGATTTACACGAACTCCTTATATTTTCAAGCAGAGAGATTTACACGaactacttatattttaaaacagagatgAACCTAATATGCATGTTACCTggaggggggaaggggggggggcATTTCAGTCACGGTGGTAAACTATGAATTTGCATGCAGGATGAAAAGTATCAGTACCTTCTCAATCAGCGCCGATGAGaccttttcttcttcatcaacCTCAGCAGCCTTGTCCGACTCTTCTCTAGCAGCCATGTAAGCTTTCTTAGCTTCCTCTTCACCTTCTGTACCCTCCTTTTCAAGCATAGAGTTATACAGTTCAATCTGCATTCAACAAAGACCAAGAGTTATTGAACCCTCCCAAGTATTTGCAACAAAAATGGAAGATAACTGCATGAACAATTGTCACTCTAATATCACTTTACAAGTTCATATTATACCTCTTTGTTGACAAGGCTGAGGAACTCTTGACGCTCCTTGCTAACAGACTGCAATATAAGGAAGTCAGAAATATGGCCTGTTGAATGCTCATAATTACAGTAAAAGAAATGCATAATTATTTTCTATCATATAAAAACAGTAGTGGTTCAATAGAATTATAAGGATACTAAAGTCAGTGTATAGTTACCAAAAGAAAGTATGGACTAACTAGGATCATACCGATGCAGATGCCAGTACAGCCAGTGCTCGACTAAAATTACAGAGCTTTTCCTTATCGTGCTGTTTTGCTTCTCtcagttcttcttcttccctagCAGTAGGACCAGTCATTTCCTTCAAAGCCAAATCTTCTTCAGCAGCCTTTGGTTCTTTGAGTTTggccttttcttctttctcttgtttcgctttttcttctttctctttcttcttctcttcctcctgaATATTTTCATATCAAAAGCATTAACAATTCAATGTTAGCAATATTATCCTGAAGATAGAACAATTGGGCTACAGTTCAACCTAGGGATTTTAGAAGTATCACGCAGAACATAAAATAATTGGGATACTGTTTAGTCCTACTTCTAGCAGTATTTTGCTGAAATGAAAGTAATTTGtttcagaaaaaggaaaaagcatGTTCCTTCCACAATATTAAACTAAAGTTGACACATCAGATTACATCAACAGACTTATGTTCTTCTCAAGATAAGTGTAAATACAGCATATTATAGTTCTTACATCCAATGGATTAGCTGATAAACAGAAACTTAACAGTCTAAATTTGAGTAAAATTTGTAATGACTCCTCCAAACTTCTTAATATGGGCACATAAACAGAAACTTAACAGTCTAACTTTGGCACGTGTGAAAACACACGTCACACAAGAATCAGTTAATGCATCACAATTTAGATGCACTATCGTATATGTGTTGTTTTCTCCAATTACTCTTTTTTCAgtcattcttttttttgttcttcacAAGGAAAAGTTTGAATAGTATAAACCATGTACTGTTTCTGATATATGCATTACCAAGAGGATATGGAAGATCCTATGAGGTTCAAGCATGAAACCTAGCAAGGGCACAATAGAACATGCAATACTAAATACTAATACGCCTAACATTCACACAAATAAGAATCTGAGAATGCAGAGTGCAGATGATCCATCAGTTGTCCTATAAATGGATGTGTTTCTGAACTAGGTCAAATacaatttaatataaattaagaTATGGTACATAAAGATTAAACACAGGAAGCATTTTTAACAGAGGGCAGTTCTGCATCGGCTGATATTTGTACAATCAAAGTGATTTACTGATTTCATAAATGCCCCAAGAATAACTGTTTAATTTGCACAAGCAGAAGTGAAATATCTTATGTACATAAAGAAAGGACCATATTATGTATACATCACCTTGATAAGTTCTTCCTGCATCTCAAGGAATTCCAGTTTTCTCCTCCTCTCAGAAACCGAATCTTCAGATGGCAATACGGTCCCAACTGTATCCACGACTTCATCTGGTAGAGAAGATAAGGTTGCTACAACAGCCTCCTCAGGCTTCATTTTCCCAGATACGGTAAAAGCTCTAACATCACCAGATATGAGTTAGAACCAAGCACGAACAAATCAAACAGCAGTATCATAGCAAACGAGAAATATGTGATATCAATGTATGTTACCTTGAAAGTATGAGAAGAGAGGATGGCACAGCATGATTAAGTGAGAGATCCAACCAATCTCGGAGCTGGACAGGAAGCAAAATTACTAGTTTAGAAAAATATTCAGTTACAAGATAGCAGTTAGTTTTTTGTAACACACAACAGTAAGGTTAAAAGCTATGTCATCAAGTTTTTTATGTGCTCAATTCAAGGTGGAAATGCAGAAGCTAAGTGCTAGTTACAACTTTCCTTCATCTGCCTATCAGACCTAACAGAACATTACCCAAGAAGAAATAATCTAATGAGATCATATGTCTCAAACTAATAAGTAATAAACTAAAGAATGAGAAAGTAACAACTAGGACAAATAATTTTGcacagaacaaacatatattcTTTTGTAGAACAAAACTATAAGCCCGGCATGGAAATTGATGGATGGCTCTAATCTATGGAAACACAAAAATGAGTACGCCGCATCACTAGTCATTCTTGACACAAGAATCAAAGGTGTGTTAAAATGACCGAAGTTAAGCCTAGACATGTGCATGAGATATCATTATCACGGATATGTTGTTTGGACTAAATGGACAGTGGATGGAAGAAGGTGTGAACTAATTCGTCCCAAAAAGGAAGAATGGCATATAATGTGAGAAAGGAATGAATGCCAAGAGTGACGTATAGGCAGCGAGAGTAACAAATAATTCCAGCAAGTAAAAGAGTGAATAAATTGTGTGGATATGCATATAGCGGAAACAATGCAAAACCAACCTGTTGGCGCATTTCTTCTGTTGACAGCAAACCTAGGTGACCACGTTCACGACAGGCTTGCCGAAGTTCCTCTTCAGAGAGAGACTCAACACCCTCAGCTTGAATCATCTTATCGTCATTCTTAATGCTACATATAGAAGAATATAATTAcaaaccaaaaataaataaactcgGTCCCAAGGGGAAAGACCTCCCCCAGGGCATTTCAATACACCTGAAACCGGGGGCTGAGGAAGGCCACGAAAGccagtccccccccccccccccaacccccaaccaaaaaaaaaaaaaactcagggAGACGCCCCCTATGGATCAGGAAGGTGGGCCCTCACTACAAACAATAACCAGATATTTCGCCCTACTATTATGGAAAATGCAAACGGCAGCAAAGTAAATAGCAAAACAACTAGTGCATTGAATAATAAGATACTGTTAAAATATCTTATCTGTACAGCAAATAATCATAGTTGTTAAACCTGAGAAACTGTTCGAGTCAAATGTATGCCACAGCCACTTAGGGTACATAGATCTTGAAAAATACAAACAAATACAAATTCTGGTGTTTACTAAGTTTCAGTTGCATatccagcaaaaaaaattactgtTTATTTTCTTTGCATATGAATTAGGTGCCGTAGACTTTTGCTTGAAATCACTCCTTTGTTTTACAATTTGCAGGCCACCCACCTCTGTTCTTATATTATGCAATTATGATAAGAGACTACAAGATTGCAAAAATCACTCAGTATTGCCATTTGATGGTTGTCTTCTAAGCTTTATGAGAGAAAGTACTAAGCAATAAGCTATCCCCAGGTATCCATCACTCGCTGTATTTCAAAATTGACCATTCCAAACTTCCAGTCATATTTATGTCAAACAGATTTAAGACACCAAATATGCAAATCTAATTGGCACTCCAGTTGTTaagttaaatattttcataCATGTCATATAATCTTCTCGACGCAAGTACTTACTCTTGCAGTTTTTTGCGAAGCATGAACCTCAAGTAGTGGTCAGTACCGAAAGGTCGAATACCCATATATTTGCACATGTTTACCAAGCGTGGTCTgcagaaaaattgaaaaaagaaatatcaaTCAGCAATCAGCTCTAGTGTAATGTGATGATGAACTTACAAGTATATTAAGAATGGTAACCTGCTCATGTTATCCAAAGTCAGCTCATCATTAAACAGTTTCGCGAAGTTCAAGATTTCATCATTTGAGACATGTTCACCTCTCCTAACCTAATTACAATTTAAAGTGAGTTATTCGACAAACAAATTCAGAAAATCGTCTAACCTTCTAGTGACAAACAACGCATGTATAGAACTTATACCTTGTTCAAAAATTCATCAAGATCTTCGGCTGTTTGTTTTATTTCTCCACTACGTGATGTTTGAACTTCCTTTGCCATTTCTTTTGCAGTATCTTGCAAAAACTTGGCATACTCCATTCTTGCTTTCAGTTTCCTTTTCAACGCTTCCTGCACAGATGAGTGAACTACATTCTTAAACCAATCGATTTGCACTGCAATAGTTTTTGTGGTTCCAGTATAGGTGGTACGAGGGGACACCAAATTAAACTCGAGATGCAAAAATCTCTCATTAGCAAACATGGAAGATGCATACAACCTCCTATTGACTTGTTACCATAATGATAGTACACATGCATTAGTAAAGTATCAGTAAGACAACACCAAGTAGAGAAAATCAAACGCCTAAACAATATTGATCACATTAGCATATTATGTAACTCAAGTTGTTACACTGACATACCTCTTCTTTCATCTTGTCTTGGAAAGTTGAGGGAAGCATATTTGGAAATAACTTGAGGAACACTGGAAGTAAGAACTCCATGAATGGAACAATGATGAACACAGCAAAAGGTACCAGCCTGAAGATATCTGCTGTCGTACGGGTCAGTTGTTGTCTCTCTCTTCTTGAAAGGTTCTTTCCACCAGCAAGTTTCACCAGTAATCTTGACGAAATCCTCACATCTGCCCAGAGTAGCTTTGTCCCTAACCAGTAATGCTGCAGCGTTGACACAAATTCATCCTTCCAGTGCTTCAGCTTTGCAGCCCAATCAGCTCTGAACacataaaaagaaacaaatgttAATAAAAGAAAGGGAAAGGGGAAATTAATATTCTTGTCTTAAAATTATGGGCTGGAGGGCAAAGAGAAGGAAGTGAGACCTGCTCATCGAAGCAACAGCTCGGAGAGCAGGACCAATACCCAGAAGCCTCGCCCAGAATTTTCGTACAATTGATTGGCCAGCCTTTACAGATTCTTGTACCTGCTTGGCTTTGGCTTTAGCTTTTGCACTGCTTAGGCCTTCCACAGCCTGATCACATTCTTCTGGGGAtgcctcctttttccttttgttctgTTTCTGATCCTCACTCTGTTCATCTTCAATATCCAACTTAGGTTGCCCAGCTGTTGCAGTTGAGGCTGTGCGGACTGACTGCAGCAAATGTCTAGCACCCATAGGCAAACCAAATTCCTTCCTTCCAATTCCATAAGCAGGTAGAGAAATCCCATGGGCTGGGCGCCGCAGAAGCCCATTACCAAGGGCTAGTAGATCTCCCTTTATCAATTTCACACCATACTGCCCTTGCTCCCATTTGGAATCCCCAGAGCTTTGCTCAAGAAATCGCTGTCCGATTCTTGATTCATCCTCAGAACCAGATCTTCCATGTTGGAAGGTAGAGAAGGGGGACAATGAGAGGGTAGGTGCGTTAACATGATCGAAAAGATACTTCCTTCTTCTGATGACCGCCCTTGAAGCCATACTTAATTGCTTCACACCTTTCCAATTAGAAGGCCAAGGTCATGCCTTTTTGGGACAAAGACCCTGAAATAATCCAATTCAAGCATAAACGTGTGGATTATCcacaaagggaaaaaagaaagaagcagCACATATG
This region includes:
- the LOC127762685 gene encoding uncharacterized protein LOC127762685, encoding MASRAVIRRRKYLFDHVNAPTLSLSPFSTFQHGRSGSEDESRIGQRFLEQSSGDSKWEQGQYGVKLIKGDLLALGNGLLRRPAHGISLPAYGIGRKEFGLPMGARHLLQSVRTASTATAGQPKLDIEDEQSEDQKQNKRKKEASPEECDQAVEGLSSAKAKAKAKQVQESVKAGQSIVRKFWARLLGIGPALRAVASMSRADWAAKLKHWKDEFVSTLQHYWLGTKLLWADVRISSRLLVKLAGGKNLSRRERQQLTRTTADIFRLVPFAVFIIVPFMEFLLPVFLKLFPNMLPSTFQDKMKEEEALKRKLKARMEYAKFLQDTAKEMAKEVQTSRSGEIKQTAEDLDEFLNKVRRGEHVSNDEILNFAKLFNDELTLDNMSRPRLVNMCKYMGIRPFGTDHYLRFMLRKKLQDIKNDDKMIQAEGVESLSEEELRQACRERGHLGLLSTEEMRQQLRDWLDLSLNHAVPSSLLILSRAFTVSGKMKPEEAVVATLSSLPDEVVDTVGTVLPSEDSVSERRRKLEFLEMQEELIKEEEKKKEKEEKAKQEKEEKAKLKEPKAAEEDLALKEMTGPTAREEEELREAKQHDKEKLCNFSRALAVLASASSVSKERQEFLSLVNKEIELYNSMLEKEGTEGEEEAKKAYMAAREESDKAAEVDEEEKVSSALIEKVDAMLQKLEKEIDDVDAQIGNRWQILDRDLDGKVTPEEVASAAAYLKDTIGKEGVQELVSNLSKDKDGKIRVEDIVKLASQTDENNEDEEEGRQ